One Triticum dicoccoides isolate Atlit2015 ecotype Zavitan chromosome 3B, WEW_v2.0, whole genome shotgun sequence genomic window, GCCCTTCTTGTCATAATTATTCTTGAGTCTCTTCCTGAAGAGTTTGAACAATTTAAGGTCAACTATAACTCTCTAAAGGAAAAATGGCCACTCTCTGAGATGACCGCAAGGATCGTCCAGGAGGAAGAAAGGATCATGAGGCAGAAGAAAGACCATGTCTTTCATGTTGGCTCTAACAAGAGAAAGCATGACGGACAAGGTTTCCCTAAGCCTCAGAAAAGGAAAGTCAAGAAAGAAGGCACTAAGCCATTCAACCCTAAGGCATTCAAGGGTAAAGAAGCCGGTGGTTCTTCTGCTCCTAGCAGCTCCACTGCTGGAGAAAATGCTTGTAACTTCTGCAAAGAAGAGGGACACTATCAAAGGGACTGCCCAGGCTTTCTAAAATGGATGAACAAAAGAGGTATTGATGAAATTACTTTTGTAGATGAATCACTTTATGTTGATTTTTCAATAAAGTCATGGTGGATTGATTCAGGGGCAACCACTCACGTTGCTAACTCTATGCAGGGATTCGATACGATCCAAACCataagaggaggaacaagaaagctTAAGGTTGCGAACGGAGTTGAGGCCGATGTTGAAGCTGTGGGATCTCTCACGTTGGAGCTACACACTGGCCACACTCTTAGATTGAATAATGTTCTTTATGTGCCTACCTTAAGTAGGAATTTGATTTCAGTTTCTTGTTTTGATGATGATATGTATGAGTGCCATTTTGGCAAGAAACAATTTGTTTTGATCAAATGTAATAAGAATGTAGGCATCGGTGTTAGACGAGGCCAACTATACATGTTATCTCTTAATAATGATTCAGTTATGCATGTGAGTGATGCAATTAATGTTGAGAAGAAATGGAAAGGAGTAAGTAATTCTTCGAAATTGTGGCATTGTCGTTtgggccacatttcgagggggagaatggaACGCTTAGT contains:
- the LOC119279283 gene encoding uncharacterized protein LOC119279283 yields the protein MEKWNKSNHIALLIIKATISPDISEALPKKDTAKDFLTEMEEQFKGSDKVYAHELFAKLLQKYTIDGNVRQHILRVVNAFTKLKALECSLSEALLVIIILESLPEEFEQFKVNYNSLKEKWPLSEMTARIVQEEERIMRQKKDHVFHVGSNKRKHDGQGFPKPQKRKVKKEGTKPFNPKAFKGKEAGGSSAPSSSTAGENACNFCKEEGHYQRDCPGFLKWMNKRGIRYDPNHKRRNKKA